The following proteins come from a genomic window of Proteiniphilum propionicum:
- a CDS encoding winged helix-turn-helix domain-containing protein: protein MELKFDHKATKVQQLTDYIQGAIFEKELQVGDKLPSINYLSRKYCVSRDTVFKAFLKLKEIGLIDSIQGKSYFVSRQSTNTLLLLDEYTPFKEALFNSLVNKLPLTYKVDLWFHQYNKSLFDTIINESYGRYSKYIVMNYDNEKFSNTLEKIDKNRLLLIDFGNFDKDGYSYVCQDFDEQFYNALSSVKKELSKYNKLVYILNKKHKHPQSSKIFFSKFCKDYGFEYEIWDNAVKELQQSCCYIIIKQTDVVDVIKQSKHKNMEMGKDFGLIAYNENPFYEIIGNGVPCISIDFNLLGDLAGNFVLNGEKIKQYLPTIVYRKDSI, encoded by the coding sequence ATGGAACTAAAATTCGACCATAAAGCAACGAAAGTACAGCAACTAACAGATTATATACAAGGTGCTATTTTCGAAAAAGAGCTTCAGGTAGGCGATAAGCTACCTTCAATCAACTACTTAAGCAGGAAATATTGCGTTTCACGTGATACTGTCTTTAAAGCTTTTTTAAAACTCAAGGAGATAGGGCTTATAGATTCCATTCAGGGAAAAAGTTATTTCGTCTCCAGACAATCTACAAATACTCTCCTGTTACTCGATGAATACACACCGTTTAAAGAGGCTCTCTTTAACAGTCTTGTAAATAAGCTCCCACTTACCTATAAAGTTGATTTATGGTTTCACCAGTATAATAAGAGTCTGTTCGATACCATTATCAATGAATCATATGGCCGATACAGTAAATACATTGTAATGAATTATGACAATGAAAAATTTTCCAATACTCTTGAAAAAATAGATAAAAATCGGCTGTTACTGATCGATTTTGGAAATTTCGACAAAGACGGATATTCATATGTATGTCAGGATTTTGATGAGCAGTTTTACAATGCCTTGTCTTCTGTAAAAAAAGAGTTATCAAAGTACAACAAACTGGTTTATATTTTAAATAAAAAACATAAGCACCCTCAAAGTAGTAAAATTTTCTTTTCCAAATTCTGCAAAGATTATGGCTTTGAATACGAAATATGGGACAATGCAGTGAAGGAGTTACAACAAAGTTGCTGTTATATTATTATCAAGCAAACAGATGTGGTTGATGTAATCAAACAGAGCAAACATAAGAATATGGAAATGGGAAAGGATTTCGGATTGATTGCGTATAATGAAAATCCTTTTTACGAAATTATTGGAAATGGTGTACCTTGTATTAGTATCGACTTTAATCTCTTGGGAGATTTGGCGGGAAATTTTGTTTTGAATGGAGAAAAAATAAAGCAATATCTGCCAACAATAGTCTATCGAAAAGACTCAATTTAA